In Lycium ferocissimum isolate CSIRO_LF1 chromosome 11, AGI_CSIRO_Lferr_CH_V1, whole genome shotgun sequence, a single genomic region encodes these proteins:
- the LOC132037357 gene encoding probable receptor-like protein kinase At5g20050 isoform X1, with protein sequence MRFGADGHLRVYYWTGSSWSAEADVLTASDGDCEYPTVCGNYSVCVTRQCTCPQTAVGQINFLQQINYRQPSHGCFLITPISCDHSQYHVLMELKDTAYIPRYLQYGMKTELENCKRSCLSNCSCKAAQFRFIGPGNTMGDCVLLNEVFSLTNNEGALNKTTLFIKVQNSSNLQASPSLVSSEKKSKRIATIVGPTIGASFGLLFLVLTCFAFLFRRRKGLEEDEEEFLDQVPGMPTRFSHEELTVMTENFSKKLGEGGFGSVFEGIMSDGTAIAVKHLQGFGNVKKSFLAEVATIGSIQHVNLVRLVGFCAEKSQRLLVYEYMANVSLDRWIFHGKQEQSLTWDVRKKIISDVAKGLAYLHEDCNNKIIHLDIKPQNILLDHNFNAKVSDFGLSKLVGKDESKIFTTMRGTPGYLAPEWLHEAITEKVDVYSFGVVILEIICGRKNLDRHQDEDDMHLLSLFKRKAEEKQLWEMVDKNSIDMQLHREEAVEMMKIAAWCLQSDYTKRPSMSLVVKVLQGLVDAETDLDYSFQYPPITRRIAEAKQEREAVVGISLPFPSELSGPR encoded by the coding sequence ATGAGATTCGGGGCTGATGGGCATTTAAGGGTGTATTACTGGACGGGATCATCTTGGTCAGCGGAGGCTGATGTATTGACAGCCTCCGATGGTGACTGCGAGTATCCAACCGTCTGTGGAAATTACTCTGTTTGTGTAACTAGGCAGTGTACTTGTCCTCAAACTGCAGTTGGTCAGATAAACTTTCTCCAGCAAATAAATTACAGGCAGCCAAGCCACGGGTGTTTCCTCATCACACCTATTTCTTGTGACCATTCCCAGTATCATGTGCTTATGGAGCTTAAGGACACGGCTTATATTCCCCGCTATTTGCAATATGGTATGAAAACAGAGTTGGAAAATTGCAAAAGGTCATGCTTAAGCAACTGTTCTTGCAAAGCAGCTCAATTTCGATTTATTGGTCCTGGTAACACAATGGGTGACTGTGTATTGTTGAATGAAGTGTTTTCGCTCACAAACAACGAAGGTGCACTCAATAAGACCACTCTTTTTATCAAGGTGCAGAACTCCTCTAACCTACAAGCCTCTCCTTCACTTGTCTCTTCAGAGAAGAAATCGAAGCGTATCGCAACAATAGTAGGACCCACCATTGGAGCTTCATTTGGTTTGCTCTTTCTGGTTTTAACTTGCTTTGCCTTTCTTTTCAGAAGGAGAAAAGGACTCGAGGAAGACGAGGAGGAGTTTCTTGACCAAGTACCAGGAATGCCTACTAGATTTTCCCATGAGGAACTAACTGTTATGACAGAAAATTTCAGTAAGAAACTTGGGGAAGGAGGATTTGGTTCTGTATTTGAAGGAATAATGAGTGATGGCACCGCAATAGCAGTGAAGCATCTACAAGGTTTCGGTAATGTGAAGAAATCATTCTTAGCTGAGGTAGCAACAATAGGTAGCATTCAGCATGTCAATCTGGTAAGACTTGTTGGATTTTGTGCTGAGAAATCACAGAGACTTCTGGTTTATGAATACATGGCCAATGTTTCTTTAGATAGGTGGATTTTTCATGGAAAACAGGAACAATCTCTCACATGGGATGTCAGGAAAAAAATCATATCAGATGTTGCCAAGGGCCTAGCTTACCTACATGAAGATTGTAATAACAAAATTATTCATTTGGATATTAAACCTCAGAACATTCTTCTTGATCACAATTTCAATGCAAAAGTATCAGATTTTGGGTTATCAAAGCTCGTGGGGAAAGATGAAAGTAAGATATTTACAACAATGAGAGGAACACCAGGCTATTTAGCACCTGAATGGTTGCATGAGGCCATTACTGAGAAAGTGGATGTTTATAGCTTTGGGGTTGTGATCTTGGAAATCATCTGTGGACGAAAGAATTTGGATCGTCATCAAGATGAGGATGATATGCATTTGCTTAGTTTGTTCAAGAGAAAAGCAGAGGAGAAACAACTCTGGGAAATGGTGGACAAGAACAGTATAGACATGCAACTCCATAGAGAAGAGGCTGTGGAAATGATGAAGATTGCAGCATGGTGTTTACAAAGTGATTATACTAAGAGGCCTTCCATGTCATTGGTAGTTAAGGTGTTGCAGGGTTTAGTGGATGCTGAAACCGACTTGGACTACAGCTTCCAGTATCCACCAATTACAAGAAGAATTGCCGAAGCTaaacaagaaagggaagctGTGGTTGGTATCAGTTTACCATTTCCATCAGAATTGTCAGGACCTAGATAA
- the LOC132038325 gene encoding EP1-like glycoprotein 2 has protein sequence MVLDYSTYRATLFMASLLILSSKHLISGQPPQTFITNSSISWINSPSLVVNSTDGAHVKPILLREGNETLFVCGFLCDYNGTACVFGILLFPNFYNSYLDNPRLVWSANRNNPVRVDATLQLRKDGGVFLMDSNGTLIWNTSTSGKIVSGFNLTEMGNLVLFDKSNDTIWQSFDHPTDSLVPGQIMAPGQKLISSISATDWNEGMFTLDVKSSGLFAYIESNPRQLYITKFAADEPFQFPGVSFTLHMSNSERKFT, from the coding sequence ATGGTTCTTGATTATAGCACATATCGTGCCACCCTTTTCATGGCCAGTCTCCTCATCCTTTCTTCAAAGCATCTGATTAGCGGTCAACCTCCTCAAACTTTTATTACCAATTCCTCCATTTCCTGGATCAATAGCCCCTCCCTTGTAGTGAATTCCACAGACGGAGCCCACGTGAAACCCATCCTTCTCAGAGAAGGCAATGAGACTCTGTTTGTCTGTGGTTTCTTATGTGATTACAATGGCACTGCTTGCGTTTTTGGTATCCTTTTATTCCCAAATTTCTATAATTCTTATTTGGATAATCCGAGATTAGTATGGTCAGCAAATCGGAACAATCCAGTTAGAGTAGATGCAACCTTACAACTTAGGAAAGATGGAGGCGTGTTCCTAATGGACTCAAATGGCACTTTGATCTGGAATACAAGCACAAGTGGTAAGATTGTTTCAGGCTTCAACTTGACAGAGATGGGAAATCTTGTCCTCTTTGACAAAAGTAACGACACCATTTGGCAATCTTTTGATCATCCGACAGACTCTTTGGTTCCAGGACAAATAATGGCCCCTGGACAGAAACTGATATCCAGCATATCAGCAACAGACTGGAATGAAGGTATGTTCACACTTGATGTTAAAAGCTCTGGCCTTTTTGCTTACATTGAGTCAAATCCACGCCAACTCTATATCACAAAATTTGCTGCGGATGAACCTTTCCAATTTCCTGGAGTAAGCTTCACTTTGCATATGAGTAATTCCGAAAGGAAGTTTACT
- the LOC132037357 gene encoding G-type lectin S-receptor-like serine/threonine-protein kinase SD2-5 isoform X2: MKCFRSQTTKVHSIRPLFLSRRRKGLEEDEEEFLDQVPGMPTRFSHEELTVMTENFSKKLGEGGFGSVFEGIMSDGTAIAVKHLQGFGNVKKSFLAEVATIGSIQHVNLVRLVGFCAEKSQRLLVYEYMANVSLDRWIFHGKQEQSLTWDVRKKIISDVAKGLAYLHEDCNNKIIHLDIKPQNILLDHNFNAKVSDFGLSKLVGKDESKIFTTMRGTPGYLAPEWLHEAITEKVDVYSFGVVILEIICGRKNLDRHQDEDDMHLLSLFKRKAEEKQLWEMVDKNSIDMQLHREEAVEMMKIAAWCLQSDYTKRPSMSLVVKVLQGLVDAETDLDYSFQYPPITRRIAEAKQEREAVVGISLPFPSELSGPR; the protein is encoded by the exons ATGAAGTGTTTTCGCTCACAAACAACGAAGGTGCACTCAATAAGACCACTCTTTTTATCAAG AAGGAGAAAAGGACTCGAGGAAGACGAGGAGGAGTTTCTTGACCAAGTACCAGGAATGCCTACTAGATTTTCCCATGAGGAACTAACTGTTATGACAGAAAATTTCAGTAAGAAACTTGGGGAAGGAGGATTTGGTTCTGTATTTGAAGGAATAATGAGTGATGGCACCGCAATAGCAGTGAAGCATCTACAAGGTTTCGGTAATGTGAAGAAATCATTCTTAGCTGAGGTAGCAACAATAGGTAGCATTCAGCATGTCAATCTGGTAAGACTTGTTGGATTTTGTGCTGAGAAATCACAGAGACTTCTGGTTTATGAATACATGGCCAATGTTTCTTTAGATAGGTGGATTTTTCATGGAAAACAGGAACAATCTCTCACATGGGATGTCAGGAAAAAAATCATATCAGATGTTGCCAAGGGCCTAGCTTACCTACATGAAGATTGTAATAACAAAATTATTCATTTGGATATTAAACCTCAGAACATTCTTCTTGATCACAATTTCAATGCAAAAGTATCAGATTTTGGGTTATCAAAGCTCGTGGGGAAAGATGAAAGTAAGATATTTACAACAATGAGAGGAACACCAGGCTATTTAGCACCTGAATGGTTGCATGAGGCCATTACTGAGAAAGTGGATGTTTATAGCTTTGGGGTTGTGATCTTGGAAATCATCTGTGGACGAAAGAATTTGGATCGTCATCAAGATGAGGATGATATGCATTTGCTTAGTTTGTTCAAGAGAAAAGCAGAGGAGAAACAACTCTGGGAAATGGTGGACAAGAACAGTATAGACATGCAACTCCATAGAGAAGAGGCTGTGGAAATGATGAAGATTGCAGCATGGTGTTTACAAAGTGATTATACTAAGAGGCCTTCCATGTCATTGGTAGTTAAGGTGTTGCAGGGTTTAGTGGATGCTGAAACCGACTTGGACTACAGCTTCCAGTATCCACCAATTACAAGAAGAATTGCCGAAGCTaaacaagaaagggaagctGTGGTTGGTATCAGTTTACCATTTCCATCAGAATTGTCAGGACCTAGATAA